From Lycium ferocissimum isolate CSIRO_LF1 chromosome 12, AGI_CSIRO_Lferr_CH_V1, whole genome shotgun sequence, one genomic window encodes:
- the LOC132040891 gene encoding rop guanine nucleotide exchange factor 12-like, translating into MVRAALEEAKEICKARLLHFKGKSEDIGQEARSVIIENNNCSSDSSILASGDERATSKSEASIPLHDQPVEIQRVGCVLNRNGTIKSRLANESSVVSSPRPKQTQPSDTEMMKEKFAKLLLGEDMSGGGKGVSSALALSNAITNLAASAFGEQKRLEPMPADRKTKWRKEIDWLLSVTDHIVEFVPSKQISKDGTSCMEVMVTKQRTDLQMNIPALRKLDAMLLDCLDSFKDQNEFSYVSKDDDSQEGRNDDKWWIPTPKVPPNGLSDVTRKWLQFQKDSVNQVLKAAMAINAQVLLEMEIPESYIDSLPKNGRASLGDGIYRSITDEYFDPDYFLTMMDLTSEHKILDLKNKLEASVIIWRRKMTAKDGKSAWGSAVSVEKREIFEDRAETILLILKQRFPGIPQSSLDISKIQYNEDVGQAILESYSRIIESRAHTVMSRIEDVLQADAMAQNPSSAEVKRSPLLRDSLRVSPSGRFPNAKEEIEKLNSVENPTSMTLLDFMGWTVEQGENDTKKDLKEDINIDAKKPPNIVTNKKLSYLENLVGSRSPTARH; encoded by the exons ATGGTTCGAGCAGCGCTTGAGGAAGCGAAAGAAATATGCAAGGCTAGGTTGTTGCATTTCAAAGGAAAGTCTGAAGATATTGGACAGGAAGCGCGAAGTGTGATTATTGAGAACAATAATTGTAGCAGCGATTCATCAATATTGGCTTCGGGGGATGAAAGGGCCACGTCGAAAAGTGAAGCTTCAATACCTTTACATGATCAGCCTGTTGAAATTCAAAGGGTTGGATGTGTGCTTAATCGTAACGGGACTATTAAGTCACGTTTGGCCAATGAGTCGTCTGTTGTCTCTAGCCCTCGTCCGAAACAGACCCAACCTTCAG ATACGGAGATGATGAAGGAAAAGTTTGCAAAGTTGCTGCTTGGTGAGGATATGTCTGGTGGAGGAAAGGGTGTCTCTTCTGCCTTGGCCTTGTCAAATGCAATCACAAATCTAGCAG CTTCTGCCTTTGGGGAACAGAAGAGATTAGAGCCTATGCCAGCAGATAGAAAAAccaaatggagaaaagaaaTTGATTGGCTGTTATCTGTAACAGATCACATTGTTGAATTTGTTCCTTCTAAACAAATATCAAAAGATGGAACATCATGCATGGAG GTTATGGTGACGAAGCAGAGAACTGATCTCCAAATGAACATTCCAGCATTACGCAAGCTAGATGCTATGCTCCTT GATTGCTTAGACAGCTTTAAAGACCAAAATGAGTTCTCCTATGTATCAAAGGATGACGACTCACAGGAAGGGAGGAACGATGACAAATGGTGGATACCGACTCCTAAGGTTCCCCCTAATGGATTGTCTGATGTTACAAGGAAATGGCTGCAATTTCAGAAGGATTCAGTAAACCAAGTTCTTAAAGCAGCCATGGCCATAAATGCTCAAGTCCTGTTAGAAATGGAAATCCCTGAAAGTTATATAGATTCCCTACCCAAG AACGGTAGAGCAAGTCTTGGAGATGGGATCTATAGGAGCATTACTGATGAATACTTTGATCCGGATTACTTCCTCACAATGATGGACTTGACTTCAGAACATAAAATTTTAGACCTCAAGAACAAACTTGAGGCTTCTGTAATTATTTGGAGACGAAAGATGACTGCTAAAGATGGGAAGTCAGCATGGGGTTCAGCCGTTAGTGTAGAGAAGAGAGAGATCTTTGAAGACAGAGCAGAGACTATATTGCTTATTCTTAAGCAGCGCTTCCCTGGAATTCCTCAGTCATCTCTAGACATTAGCAAAATCCAATACAACGAG GACGTGGGGCAAGCTATTTTAGAAAGCTATTCAAGAATAATAGAGAGCAGGGCACACACAGTCATGTCACGGATTGAAGATGTGCTCCAAGCAGATGCTATGGCCCAAAATCCTTCCAGTGCTGAAGTAAAGAGGTCCCCTTTATTAAGAGATTCACTACGCGTATCACCATCAGGAAGGTTCCCAAATGCTAAGGAAGAAATAGAAAAGCTTAACTCTGTAGAGAATCCAACTTCAATGACACTGTTGGATTTCATGGGATGGACAGTGGAACAAGGAGAAAACGACACAAAGAAAGATTTGAAGGAGGACATAAACATCGATGCAAAGAAACCACCTAATATAGTCACAAACAAGAAACTTTCTTACTTAGAGAACTTAGTTGGTTCTAGAAGTCCAACGGCACGCCACTAA
- the LOC132040039 gene encoding photosystem I reaction center subunit VI-2, chloroplastic-like, whose product MASLATLAAVQPTTNIKGLAGSSIVGTKLHIKSSRLNVRSTKSRGGSVVAKYGDKSVYFDLEDLGNTTGQWDLYGSDAPSPYNPLQSKFFETFAAPFTKRGLLLKFLILGGGSTLAYFSSTASGDILPIKKGPQLPPKLGPRGKI is encoded by the exons ATGGCATCTTTGGCTACTCTTGCTGCTGTACAGCCCACAACTAACATCAAGGGCCTAGCTGGAAGCTCCATTGTTGGAACTAAGCTACATATTAAATCATCTCGCCTTAATGTAAGGTCTACTAAATCCAG GGGTGGTTCTGTGGTTGCTAAGTATGGTGACAAGAGTGTATATTTTGATTTAGAGGACTTGGGCAACACCACTGGCCAGTGGGACTTGTATGGTTCAGATGCACCCTCACCATACAACCCCCTTCAG AGCAAGTTCTTCGAGACATTTGCTGCTCCTTTCACCAAGAGAGGACTGTTGCTCAAATTCCTGATATTGGGAGGTGGCTCCACTCTTGCATACTTCAGTTCAACAGCATCAGGTGATATACTACCAATTAAGAAAGGCCCCCAACTTCCACCCAAGCTTGGGCCACGGGGAAAGATCTAA